Proteins co-encoded in one Bremerella sp. TYQ1 genomic window:
- a CDS encoding DUF5131 family protein, with protein sequence MQNSKIGWTHYTWNPWWGCNKVSAACRHCYIGQIMRRSGNEPFDGPMRTKTTWRLPFRWNRAAIGTGERLRIFTCSMSDFFHPGADKWRCEAWAIIQACQNLDWLILTKRPELIRDRLPSDWGTGYPNVWMGVTVEDQSHIKRIDKLAKIPAAVRFVSAEPLLGPVYFGRRLRQLDWVITGCEKAAKAKRRGLENSWVRNIRDECEASGVALFHKQYYQGNKIMFDGLIDGKIYQKWPASTA encoded by the coding sequence ATGCAGAACTCCAAAATTGGGTGGACCCACTACACCTGGAATCCATGGTGGGGATGCAACAAGGTGTCGGCTGCCTGCCGTCACTGTTACATCGGTCAGATCATGCGTCGATCGGGCAATGAGCCGTTTGATGGCCCGATGCGAACCAAGACCACCTGGCGATTGCCATTTCGATGGAACCGCGCGGCCATCGGAACTGGCGAACGTCTTCGCATTTTCACTTGCTCGATGTCGGATTTCTTCCACCCAGGCGCGGATAAGTGGCGCTGCGAGGCCTGGGCGATCATCCAGGCGTGCCAGAACCTTGACTGGCTTATTTTGACGAAACGCCCTGAACTGATCCGGGATCGGCTTCCGAGCGATTGGGGCACCGGCTATCCGAATGTCTGGATGGGGGTCACGGTGGAAGACCAAAGCCACATCAAGCGCATCGATAAGCTCGCTAAGATCCCGGCTGCGGTTCGCTTTGTTTCCGCCGAGCCTTTGCTTGGTCCTGTTTACTTTGGTCGCCGGCTTCGCCAGCTCGACTGGGTGATCACGGGCTGCGAAAAAGCGGCGAAGGCCAAGCGGCGAGGCTTGGAAAATAGCTGGGTGCGCAATATCCGCGATGAGTGCGAGGCGAGCGGCGTTGCGCTCTTTCACAAGCAATACTATCAGGGCAACAAAATCATGTTTGATGGCCTGATCGACGGCAAAATCTATCAGAAGTGGCCCGCATCGACTGCGTAA
- a CDS encoding DDE-type integrase/transposase/recombinase: MDFIFDRTENGRQLKILSLVDESRRECIALEVSRKLTGDHLMELLTDLFAIRGVPKYIRSDNGPEFISRRVQQFLEKIDVGSSFIEPDSRWQNGQRREQSGELLAAVSSYGTNGCLFLSFSWISIRFTNERIPASTSIWTLPWCSAGSGWPG, encoded by the coding sequence ATCGACTTCATCTTCGATCGGACCGAGAACGGTCGGCAATTGAAGATCCTGTCGCTGGTCGACGAGTCCAGGCGGGAGTGCATCGCGTTGGAAGTGAGTCGCAAGCTCACTGGTGATCACCTGATGGAACTGCTGACCGACCTGTTCGCGATCCGCGGCGTGCCAAAATACATTCGCAGCGATAACGGCCCCGAGTTCATCAGCCGTCGTGTGCAGCAGTTCCTGGAGAAGATCGACGTTGGTTCGTCGTTCATCGAACCTGACAGCCGATGGCAGAATGGCCAGCGTCGCGAACAGTCCGGTGAACTCTTGGCCGCCGTATCGTCATATGGAACTAACGGCTGCCTATTTCTGTCCTTCTCATGGATTTCCATCAGATTCACGAATGAGCGGATTCCAGCATCGACTAGCATTTGGACCCTCCCTTGGTGTTCCGCCGGGTCTGGGTGGCCAGGATAG
- a CDS encoding ASCH domain-containing protein, producing the protein MKLSSKSTNVVSELASDDRLTLWLSIKPTFAGLITSGEKTVELRRTKPSASAGDIALIYASSPERSLVGAAVIACVLCLTPTELWPHVKDCAGVDRQQFDDYFEGASTAVGIWFEDVHVLQKPITLAKVRNKLPGFHPPQTYRYLTQRNIRSLGLSSCLNELTAF; encoded by the coding sequence ATGAAGCTTTCATCGAAATCTACGAACGTTGTATCGGAGCTGGCCTCCGATGACAGGTTGACATTGTGGTTATCGATTAAGCCCACATTCGCTGGATTGATTACTTCGGGTGAGAAAACGGTAGAGCTTCGCCGGACAAAGCCGTCCGCTTCGGCCGGTGATATTGCCCTGATCTATGCTTCCTCCCCGGAACGTTCGTTAGTAGGTGCCGCTGTTATTGCATGCGTGTTGTGCCTAACCCCTACCGAACTGTGGCCCCACGTCAAAGATTGTGCCGGAGTGGACCGGCAGCAGTTTGACGACTATTTCGAGGGAGCATCTACAGCTGTAGGCATTTGGTTTGAAGACGTTCATGTCCTTCAAAAGCCCATCACGCTCGCCAAGGTTAGAAACAAGCTTCCAGGCTTTCATCCACCGCAAACCTATCGCTACCTAACACAGCGAAACATCCGTTCCCTGGGGCTTTCATCCTGCCTAAATGAGCTGACCGCTTTCTAA
- a CDS encoding GNAT family N-acetyltransferase — protein MQDTQEITVQSIRPESLLYQEVKQLWRTNSKTLGFLPDGAFLDHASQGHLLVAVNGSELMGYTLYRTGKRTAGIIHMCVAPNARGNGVARTLLNGLRAQVNRLEHITRIELRCRRDYGIDDFWAALGFVARVEKVGRGKDAAEVTEWHMKLERASLFDGIDEEETKLRVSIDTNVFLDLEVGKDPEAIESRGLVSDWIIPYLQIEVTPELQNDLNRQQDNEERQRVKRKTKKYVELAPPQLRVDECIEELREHFSQQLSDNDESDLRHIAQCVASGISVFVTRDDALLKKSSKLRELHGLEILRPSELIGRIDTLSRSAEYQQRFVAGANSLVRERLKRSDSELRANFCNFHGGELKRKFNQGIQECLAHPHSFEVHVVKERRGDDVALEAIDWRNEKYVNLKMFRVRASRFAGSLACTLLSNLTLRAATENKLALIATDAHTSETVTTALHAMGFIPADGSHVKFTPRGIFKAEELGAWVENAANELSVNGESVERLISVLRSDEIHLDPSLACQVEHLLWPAKLIDCQIETYLVSIQPEWASHLFEETLANETLFGAEEHLAINPEAVYYRAARPKVSPHGRILWYVSSRGKYLGRMSLRACSRIRDVNVEAANILFKRYRRLGIFEWENVLKVAKGVPDASIMAVNFDDTELLPNPIKWNDLEHLLETHGVFGTIQGPRKLPNEAFIEIYERCIGAGLR, from the coding sequence ATGCAAGATACTCAGGAAATTACCGTTCAATCGATCCGCCCGGAATCGCTTCTTTATCAAGAGGTCAAACAGCTTTGGAGAACAAACAGCAAGACACTAGGTTTTCTGCCGGACGGGGCTTTCCTGGATCATGCAAGCCAAGGCCACTTGCTCGTTGCCGTGAATGGTTCGGAGTTAATGGGCTACACCTTGTACCGAACGGGTAAACGAACCGCTGGCATTATCCATATGTGCGTGGCTCCAAACGCTCGCGGAAATGGGGTCGCCCGTACGCTGTTGAACGGCCTTCGTGCTCAGGTAAACCGCCTGGAACATATCACGCGGATAGAGCTTCGTTGCCGCCGCGATTACGGAATCGATGACTTTTGGGCTGCTCTTGGTTTCGTGGCCAGAGTCGAAAAAGTTGGTAGAGGAAAGGATGCCGCCGAAGTTACCGAATGGCACATGAAGCTAGAACGTGCTTCGCTATTCGACGGCATCGACGAGGAAGAAACTAAGCTTCGAGTCTCGATTGATACAAACGTCTTCCTCGACTTGGAGGTGGGAAAAGACCCGGAAGCAATCGAATCGCGTGGCTTGGTCTCGGACTGGATTATTCCTTACCTACAGATTGAAGTCACACCGGAACTTCAGAACGATCTAAACCGACAGCAAGACAACGAGGAACGCCAAAGGGTAAAGCGCAAAACGAAAAAGTACGTTGAATTAGCGCCCCCTCAGCTTCGAGTAGATGAGTGCATCGAGGAGTTGCGAGAACACTTTTCGCAACAGCTTTCGGACAACGATGAATCGGACCTAAGACATATCGCGCAGTGCGTGGCCTCAGGTATAAGCGTATTCGTAACAAGGGACGATGCCCTCCTGAAAAAATCGAGCAAGCTCCGAGAATTACACGGGCTCGAAATCCTTAGACCTTCGGAGTTAATCGGGCGAATTGACACGCTTTCGCGGTCGGCCGAATACCAACAGAGGTTCGTAGCCGGGGCAAATAGCCTTGTCCGAGAACGTCTCAAACGAAGTGATTCGGAACTACGGGCGAACTTCTGCAATTTTCATGGGGGTGAACTAAAGAGAAAGTTCAACCAAGGCATTCAAGAGTGTCTCGCCCATCCCCACAGTTTTGAAGTTCATGTTGTCAAGGAACGACGTGGGGACGACGTCGCCCTGGAAGCAATCGATTGGCGAAATGAAAAGTACGTCAACCTGAAAATGTTTCGTGTAAGGGCTTCGCGGTTTGCTGGTTCCCTTGCTTGTACGCTGCTAAGCAATCTAACTCTCCGAGCTGCCACCGAAAACAAGCTCGCTCTTATCGCTACGGACGCCCACACTAGCGAGACAGTAACCACAGCGTTACACGCCATGGGGTTCATTCCTGCTGACGGTTCGCACGTCAAGTTTACGCCCCGTGGTATCTTCAAGGCTGAAGAACTCGGCGCTTGGGTAGAAAACGCCGCGAATGAACTATCAGTGAATGGGGAAAGTGTCGAACGATTGATTAGCGTTCTCCGGAGCGATGAAATCCACCTTGACCCTAGCCTAGCTTGCCAGGTTGAACACTTGCTTTGGCCTGCCAAGTTGATTGACTGCCAAATCGAAACCTACCTTGTTTCGATTCAACCTGAATGGGCATCGCATCTATTTGAAGAAACGCTCGCCAACGAGACGTTGTTCGGGGCCGAAGAACATCTTGCGATTAACCCGGAAGCTGTCTACTATCGGGCCGCGCGACCTAAGGTGTCACCCCATGGGCGAATACTGTGGTACGTAAGCAGCAGGGGCAAGTATTTGGGCCGGATGAGCCTGAGGGCTTGCTCGCGAATTCGAGATGTCAACGTTGAAGCGGCTAACATCCTGTTCAAGCGGTATCGACGACTAGGCATCTTTGAATGGGAAAATGTGCTGAAAGTCGCAAAGGGCGTTCCAGATGCTAGCATCATGGCCGTAAACTTTGATGACACCGAATTGCTACCCAATCCGATAAAATGGAATGATCTAGAACACCTCCTCGAAACCCATGGTGTTTTTGGGACTATCCAGGGACCGAGAAAACTCCCCAATGAAGCTTTCATCGAAATCTACGAACGTTGTATCGGAGCTGGCCTCCGATGA